The following are from one region of the Sandaracinus amylolyticus genome:
- a CDS encoding SWIM zinc finger family protein produces MSARPTIDPALLATMLAAAPARVLKKVEADAATITAAPWSETDGALVIAVGNERVTLRPESMRIERAEQAACTCLLAPRCAHLLGVLRALPLADAAPVETTGEPAVSSEERSTLDEAQRDAASRSLAALATVVEHGASSFGALRETELLRAIHAARSASLPRLASGLLRVTRGMRALAAREPDFALETLRTDLEEALAVAHVLSTSADVARGWIGRHRREHEEIGSLRLTGLFSEPVIAGTGHAGVVTTLIADDGALYTLADVRPGEPSRARASYDAGVRIGDATLSHAELCRAGLFVQSGTASADGRLGAGQDVRAVRRAPSAWTEPPIATLFATPAAQQIDRAFAALAMPPEERRAGWDLLFTRATLRATCEGALIVECEDGTELRVEIASDHPTLLDRDALRVLARHPGLACGLALRLRLGRRLGSALLAIYVDPRPSEGPSLTLPEALHGRLIPSFDPLHAAYLTKPSVAPERAPRAPADPLASLRRRLARVVTGGRATLGQGARVAIEREARELERIHLTTAASVLRALAESALAHDRDVRGARATVDSAQLARAFLGTSVVARRIEHHLSARAR; encoded by the coding sequence ATGAGCGCGCGCCCGACGATCGATCCCGCGCTGCTCGCGACGATGCTCGCGGCCGCGCCGGCGCGTGTGCTCAAGAAGGTCGAGGCCGACGCCGCGACGATCACCGCGGCGCCGTGGAGCGAGACCGATGGCGCGCTGGTGATCGCGGTGGGCAACGAGCGCGTCACGCTGCGCCCCGAGTCGATGCGCATCGAGCGCGCCGAGCAGGCCGCGTGCACCTGCTTGCTCGCGCCGCGCTGCGCGCACCTGCTCGGCGTGCTGCGCGCGCTGCCGCTCGCCGACGCCGCGCCGGTCGAGACGACCGGCGAGCCCGCCGTGAGCTCGGAGGAGCGTTCCACGCTCGACGAGGCCCAGCGCGATGCGGCCTCGCGCTCGCTCGCTGCGCTCGCGACCGTCGTCGAGCACGGCGCATCGTCGTTCGGCGCGCTGCGAGAGACCGAGCTGTTGCGCGCGATCCACGCCGCGCGCAGCGCGAGCCTCCCGCGCCTCGCGAGCGGTCTGCTCCGGGTCACCCGCGGGATGCGCGCGCTCGCGGCGCGCGAGCCCGACTTCGCGCTCGAGACGCTGCGCACCGATCTCGAAGAGGCGCTCGCGGTGGCGCACGTGCTCTCGACGAGCGCCGACGTCGCGCGCGGGTGGATCGGCCGTCATCGCCGCGAGCACGAGGAGATCGGCTCGTTGCGGCTCACCGGGCTCTTCAGCGAGCCGGTGATCGCGGGCACCGGGCACGCGGGCGTGGTCACCACGCTGATCGCCGACGACGGCGCGCTCTACACGCTCGCCGACGTGAGGCCCGGCGAGCCGTCGCGCGCGCGCGCCAGCTACGACGCGGGCGTGCGCATCGGCGACGCGACGCTCTCGCACGCCGAGCTCTGCCGCGCCGGGCTCTTCGTGCAGAGCGGCACCGCGTCGGCCGACGGGCGGCTCGGTGCCGGCCAGGACGTGCGCGCGGTGCGACGCGCGCCGAGCGCGTGGACCGAGCCGCCGATCGCGACGCTCTTCGCGACGCCGGCCGCGCAGCAGATCGATCGCGCGTTCGCCGCGCTCGCGATGCCTCCCGAAGAGCGCCGCGCCGGATGGGACCTGCTGTTCACCCGCGCGACCCTCCGCGCGACGTGCGAGGGCGCGCTGATCGTCGAGTGCGAGGACGGCACCGAGCTGAGGGTCGAGATCGCGTCGGATCATCCGACGCTGCTCGATCGCGACGCGCTGCGCGTCCTCGCGCGTCATCCCGGTCTCGCGTGTGGTCTCGCGCTGCGGCTCCGGCTCGGTCGTCGCCTCGGGAGCGCTTTGCTCGCGATCTACGTCGATCCCCGCCCCAGCGAGGGCCCCTCCCTCACGCTCCCCGAGGCGCTGCACGGCCGACTGATACCCTCGTTCGATCCACTCCACGCCGCGTACCTCACGAAGCCGAGCGTCGCGCCCGAGCGCGCACCACGCGCGCCCGCCGACCCGCTCGCGTCGCTGCGTCGTCGCCTCGCGCGCGTCGTGACCGGAGGACGCGCCACGCTCGGGCAAGGTGCACGCGTCGCGATCGAGCGCGAGGCGCGCGAGCTCGAGCGCATCCACCTCACGACCGCGGCGTCCGTACTGCGCGCGCTCGCCGAGAGCGCCCTCGCCCACGATCGCGACGTGCGCGGCGCGCGCGCGACGGTCGACTCCGCGCAGCTCGCGCGCGCGTTCCTCGGCACGAGCGTCGTCGCACGCCGCATCGAGCACCATCTCTCGGCCCGAGCACGCTGA
- a CDS encoding DUF5682 family protein: MSDDAEHAIARLAGAVEPFLIGVRHHSPACALAMPRWLDAFAPTHVALELAADLQPWIEWLGHPELVPPVALASVSHEGSDLVFHPFAEFSPELAAIRWARAKGVPVSAFDQPLGERDERIEMRADSAPTIADRLVAQHGVSDTSELWDRMVEAPAVGADPEAIRRAALLFGWALRRDAEQTGVPSRDLARERFMRARLAALRASGARIAAVVGSFHAAALLDDAVLPDENVPIDVPEPDATRVSSLVPYTFELFDSRSGYPAGVLDPAWHQRVLECGSDPAKIAATLRRTVVEVCRAMREKKHVAGVPDANEAVRVALDLAQLRGLHAPSRRELLEGLESALAQGEPLGRGRALAAALGRVMVGHERGRLPPGAPRSGLVPHVLGLLEELRLPSPSERLARYERAPRLRLDVLGSTLDRRRKITLERLALVGAPYARRIASEGPFETLTEVWEITLSPATEAMLELAAVRGVTLAQAAEGTLRIEEARLEQQDARSVRARLALLERAAEAGLVRYVERSLPDVQHALRTEGALRDLVAGASLFARARAGHVPGLPIDVDVAADVPRFTWPADVDPDALELALAGALEGLAGSDDEADAHALVDSLALIRSSRDGVRARATDALKRLFREGAPLIEGAAGMTLVSLDALTPEAMSRSLGSWVDAAVDRDGQRRLARRLRGALIAGASALEGDPSLLGELASRIETIGDREFLARAPALRDGFEVLSPAARSRFLESLIERHGSERADFELTIDPALLALHAEADLIARDALGALGLAMPSATSIAIPEATSATRATGALSARDRWRIVLGRDTRALPPDAMRAARALDELYGPGRGEGSRAGGGAGLEPSFPTTREWSDELEALFGESVRDEVLARAGAEGRVGALLELDPETVTPSIELLESVLSLKGALPEAQLGRLRRLVERVTRELVDQLATRVRPALVGLTTPRPTLRSGGPIDLDRTIRRNLRTARFDDGVAQLAPERLVFRTRSRRSLDWRVILVVDVSGSMEPSVIYSAMMASILGALPAIETSFVAFSTEVVDLSHRVDDPLGLLLEVRVGGGTDIAKALRYARSLATVPSRTLMVLVSDLDEGGPVPSLVAEVRALAESGVTLLGLAALDDAGKPRYERAIAERLVAAGMPVAALTPLELARWVGEKVR, translated from the coding sequence GTGAGCGACGACGCAGAGCACGCGATCGCGCGGCTCGCGGGCGCGGTGGAGCCGTTCCTGATCGGGGTGCGGCACCACTCGCCGGCGTGTGCGCTCGCGATGCCGCGCTGGCTCGACGCGTTCGCGCCGACCCACGTCGCGCTCGAGCTGGCGGCGGATCTGCAGCCGTGGATCGAGTGGCTCGGACATCCCGAGCTCGTGCCGCCGGTCGCGCTGGCGTCGGTGTCGCACGAGGGCTCGGACCTCGTGTTCCATCCGTTCGCCGAGTTCTCGCCGGAGCTCGCGGCGATCCGCTGGGCGCGCGCGAAGGGTGTGCCGGTGAGCGCGTTCGATCAGCCGCTCGGTGAGCGCGACGAGCGCATCGAGATGCGCGCGGATTCGGCACCGACGATCGCCGATCGCCTGGTCGCGCAGCACGGCGTGAGTGACACGTCGGAGCTCTGGGATCGCATGGTGGAAGCGCCGGCGGTGGGCGCCGATCCCGAGGCGATCCGGCGCGCGGCGTTGCTCTTCGGGTGGGCGCTGCGGCGCGATGCCGAGCAGACCGGCGTGCCCTCGCGCGATCTCGCGCGCGAGCGGTTCATGAGGGCGCGGCTGGCAGCGCTGCGGGCGTCGGGGGCGCGGATCGCGGCGGTGGTCGGCTCGTTCCACGCGGCGGCGCTGCTCGACGACGCGGTGCTGCCCGACGAGAACGTGCCGATCGACGTGCCGGAGCCCGACGCGACCCGGGTGTCGTCGCTCGTGCCCTACACCTTCGAGCTCTTCGACAGTCGCTCCGGATATCCGGCGGGCGTGCTCGATCCCGCGTGGCACCAGCGGGTGCTCGAGTGCGGCTCCGACCCCGCGAAGATCGCGGCGACGCTGCGGCGCACCGTGGTCGAGGTGTGCCGCGCGATGCGCGAGAAGAAGCACGTCGCGGGGGTGCCCGACGCGAACGAAGCGGTGCGCGTCGCGCTCGATCTCGCGCAGCTGCGCGGGCTGCACGCGCCGTCGCGCCGCGAGCTGCTCGAAGGGCTCGAGTCGGCGCTCGCCCAGGGTGAGCCGCTGGGGCGCGGTCGTGCGCTCGCCGCCGCGCTGGGCCGGGTGATGGTGGGGCACGAGCGCGGTCGTCTGCCTCCGGGAGCGCCGCGCTCCGGGCTCGTGCCGCACGTGCTCGGGCTGCTCGAAGAGCTGCGCCTGCCGAGCCCGAGCGAGCGCCTCGCGCGCTACGAGCGCGCGCCGCGGCTGCGCCTCGACGTGCTGGGATCGACGCTCGATCGCCGGCGCAAGATCACGCTCGAGCGCCTGGCGCTGGTGGGCGCGCCCTACGCACGTCGCATCGCGAGCGAGGGTCCGTTCGAGACGCTCACCGAGGTCTGGGAGATCACGCTCTCGCCCGCGACCGAGGCGATGCTCGAGCTCGCGGCGGTGCGCGGCGTGACCCTCGCGCAAGCCGCGGAAGGCACGCTGCGCATCGAGGAAGCGCGGCTCGAGCAGCAGGACGCGCGCTCGGTGCGGGCGCGGCTCGCGCTGCTGGAGCGCGCCGCGGAGGCCGGCCTCGTGCGCTACGTGGAGCGGAGCCTTCCGGACGTGCAGCACGCGCTGCGCACCGAGGGCGCGCTGCGCGATCTCGTCGCGGGGGCGTCGCTCTTCGCGCGGGCGCGCGCCGGGCACGTGCCGGGGCTGCCGATCGACGTCGATGTCGCCGCCGACGTGCCGCGCTTCACCTGGCCCGCAGACGTCGATCCCGACGCGCTCGAGCTCGCGCTCGCGGGGGCGCTCGAGGGGCTCGCGGGCTCCGACGACGAGGCCGATGCGCACGCGCTGGTGGACTCGCTCGCGCTGATCCGATCGTCGCGCGACGGCGTGCGCGCTCGCGCCACCGACGCGCTGAAGCGACTGTTCCGCGAGGGTGCGCCGCTGATCGAAGGCGCGGCGGGGATGACGTTGGTGAGCCTCGACGCGCTGACGCCCGAGGCGATGTCGCGGTCCCTCGGATCGTGGGTCGACGCCGCGGTCGATCGCGACGGGCAGCGCCGTCTGGCGCGCCGGCTGCGCGGTGCGTTGATCGCGGGCGCCAGCGCGCTCGAGGGTGATCCCTCGTTGCTCGGCGAGCTCGCGTCGCGCATCGAGACGATCGGCGATCGCGAGTTCCTCGCGCGGGCCCCCGCGCTGCGCGATGGGTTCGAGGTGCTCTCGCCCGCGGCGCGCAGTCGCTTCCTCGAGAGCCTGATCGAGCGCCACGGGAGCGAGCGAGCCGACTTCGAGCTGACGATCGATCCCGCGCTCCTCGCGCTCCACGCCGAGGCCGACCTGATCGCGCGCGACGCGCTCGGCGCGCTCGGGCTCGCGATGCCGAGCGCGACGTCGATCGCCATCCCGGAGGCCACCTCGGCGACGCGCGCCACCGGCGCCCTCTCGGCGCGTGATCGCTGGCGCATCGTGCTCGGTCGCGACACCCGCGCGCTCCCTCCCGACGCGATGCGCGCCGCGCGCGCGCTCGACGAGCTCTACGGCCCCGGTCGCGGCGAAGGCTCGCGAGCGGGCGGTGGCGCGGGGCTCGAGCCGAGCTTCCCCACCACCCGCGAGTGGTCCGACGAGCTCGAGGCGCTCTTCGGCGAGAGCGTGCGCGACGAAGTGCTCGCGCGCGCCGGCGCCGAGGGTCGGGTCGGCGCGCTGCTCGAGCTCGATCCCGAGACCGTCACGCCCTCCATCGAGCTCCTCGAGAGTGTTCTCTCGCTGAAGGGCGCGCTCCCCGAGGCCCAGCTCGGTCGGCTGCGTCGCCTGGTCGAGCGCGTCACGCGCGAGCTCGTCGATCAGCTCGCGACCCGGGTGCGCCCCGCGCTGGTCGGCCTCACCACGCCGCGCCCCACCCTGCGCTCGGGCGGTCCGATCGATCTCGATCGCACCATTCGCCGCAACCTCCGCACCGCGCGCTTCGACGACGGCGTCGCGCAGCTCGCGCCCGAGCGGCTCGTGTTCCGCACCCGCTCGCGGCGCTCACTCGACTGGCGGGTGATCCTGGTGGTCGACGTCTCGGGCTCGATGGAGCCCTCGGTGATCTACAGCGCGATGATGGCGTCGATCCTCGGCGCGCTGCCCGCGATCGAGACCTCGTTCGTCGCGTTCAGCACCGAGGTGGTCGACCTCAGCCATCGTGTCGACGATCCCCTCGGGCTCCTGCTCGAGGTGCGGGTGGGCGGCGGCACCGACATCGCGAAGGCGCTGCGCTACGCGCGATCGCTGGCGACGGTGCCCTCGCGCACGTTGATGGTGCTGGTGAGCGATCTCGACGAGGGCGGGCCGGTGCCGAGCCTGGTCGCCGAGGTGCGCGCGCTCGCGGAGTCGGGCGTCACGCTGCTCGGCCTCGCCGCGCTCGACGACGCGGGCAAGCCTCGCTACGAGCGCGCGATCGCGGAGCGACTGGTCGCGGCGGGCATGCCGGTCGCCGCGCTCACGCCGCTCGAGCTCGCGCGCTGGGTGGGAGAGAAGGTGCGATGA
- a CDS encoding ATP-binding protein — protein sequence MTAVERDDDATHEVQAPPPERVYAEELAFLARLDRGPRPPGWALTPRAVVLFVCGSRGGALELPKDVDAPSEVPRSLVIAEKLVGDRALVERSVVTLAGERGLLLVGEPGTAKSMLSELLAAAISGSSGMVVQGTAGTTEEHLRYGWNYALLLAKGPHREALVPSPVLAAMRAGALVRIEEVTRCLPEVQDALVSILSDRRLSVPELGRLEHARPGFNVIATANLRDRGVSEMSAALKRRFNFEQVPPIAVLEHEIALVKRRAVATLARVGEPLRVDDAVLEALVTAFRDLRAGRTVEGWSVDRPSTVMSTAEAVGVASALGLSAAYLDADRDPASLLPSHLLGVVLKDEPRDRGKLLAYWDSAVKRRAESGSARLWKQLYELRALLEEPA from the coding sequence ATGACGGCGGTCGAACGAGACGACGACGCGACGCACGAGGTCCAGGCTCCTCCGCCCGAGCGCGTGTACGCCGAGGAGCTCGCGTTCCTGGCGCGTCTCGATCGCGGTCCGCGACCGCCGGGATGGGCGCTCACGCCGCGCGCGGTGGTGCTCTTCGTGTGCGGCTCGCGCGGCGGGGCGCTCGAGCTCCCGAAGGACGTCGATGCGCCCTCCGAGGTGCCGCGCTCGCTGGTGATCGCCGAGAAGCTGGTCGGCGATCGCGCGCTGGTGGAGCGCAGCGTCGTCACGCTCGCGGGAGAGCGCGGCCTCTTGCTCGTCGGCGAGCCCGGCACCGCGAAGTCGATGCTCTCCGAGCTGCTCGCCGCCGCGATCTCGGGCAGCAGCGGGATGGTGGTGCAGGGCACCGCGGGCACCACCGAAGAGCACCTTCGTTACGGCTGGAACTACGCGTTATTGCTGGCGAAAGGGCCGCATCGCGAGGCGCTCGTGCCTTCGCCTGTTCTCGCCGCGATGCGCGCCGGCGCGCTGGTGCGCATCGAGGAGGTCACGCGCTGCCTGCCCGAGGTGCAGGACGCGCTGGTGTCGATCCTCTCCGATCGACGGCTCTCGGTGCCCGAGCTCGGTCGGCTCGAGCACGCGCGACCGGGCTTCAACGTGATCGCCACCGCGAACCTGCGCGATCGCGGCGTCTCCGAGATGAGCGCCGCGCTCAAGCGACGCTTCAACTTCGAGCAGGTGCCGCCGATCGCGGTGCTCGAGCACGAGATCGCGCTGGTGAAGCGGCGCGCGGTGGCGACGCTGGCGCGGGTGGGCGAGCCGCTGCGGGTCGACGACGCGGTGCTCGAGGCGCTGGTCACCGCGTTCCGCGATCTGCGCGCGGGGCGCACCGTCGAGGGCTGGTCGGTCGATCGCCCCAGCACCGTGATGAGCACCGCGGAGGCGGTCGGCGTCGCGTCGGCGCTCGGTCTGTCGGCGGCCTATCTCGACGCGGATCGCGACCCCGCGTCGCTGCTGCCGAGCCACTTGCTCGGCGTGGTGCTCAAGGACGAGCCGCGCGATCGCGGCAAGCTCCTCGCCTACTGGGACTCCGCGGTGAAGCGTCGCGCCGAGAGCGGCAGCGCGCGGCTCTGGAAGCAGCTCTACGAGCTGCGCGCGCTCCTGGAAGAGCCGGCGTGA